From Pseudarthrobacter equi, a single genomic window includes:
- a CDS encoding NAD-dependent epimerase/dehydratase family protein, producing the protein MPAAPKPQIIALTGGAGMMATLLRPYLVEAGHTVRLLDLAEAADPAPSETVYVGSVADPDFMRAALAGVSAVIHLGGLHREKEWAELVATNITGTQVTLEAARLNGVERVLLASSTHAVGFHPTADAANDTVLIPRPDTYYGVSKAAVEALGSLYADKYGMKVVSARIGTGGDRPGNLRTLGSWLSPADSYRLVEATLNDRGAPGHHVVWAVSANTRGWASLAAGRAIGFEPRDDAEAFAGEVDAAAGDTWAGLLGGFWATDGHKVGMDNYPHLAAK; encoded by the coding sequence TTGCCCGCAGCACCCAAACCCCAGATCATCGCCCTCACCGGCGGGGCCGGAATGATGGCAACACTGCTGCGGCCCTACCTGGTGGAAGCCGGCCATACGGTCCGCCTGCTGGACCTGGCGGAGGCCGCGGATCCCGCACCCAGCGAGACTGTTTACGTGGGCTCGGTGGCCGATCCTGACTTTATGCGTGCTGCGCTGGCCGGCGTCTCTGCCGTGATCCACCTCGGCGGGCTGCACCGGGAGAAGGAATGGGCTGAACTGGTGGCGACGAACATCACCGGCACCCAGGTGACCCTGGAGGCGGCGCGGCTCAACGGCGTCGAACGCGTCCTGCTGGCGAGTTCCACCCACGCCGTGGGCTTCCATCCGACGGCCGATGCGGCGAATGACACGGTCCTGATCCCGCGCCCCGACACCTACTATGGCGTCAGCAAAGCGGCGGTGGAGGCGCTCGGCAGCCTGTATGCGGACAAATACGGCATGAAGGTGGTCAGCGCCAGGATCGGCACCGGCGGTGACCGTCCGGGCAACCTCAGGACCCTGGGCTCCTGGTTGTCCCCGGCTGACTCGTACCGCCTGGTGGAAGCCACGTTGAATGACCGTGGCGCTCCCGGCCACCACGTGGTGTGGGCCGTATCCGCCAATACCCGCGGCTGGGCCAGTCTTGCCGCCGGCCGGGCCATCGGGTTCGAGCCCCGCGACGATGCGGAGGCTTTCGCCGGTGAGGTGGATGCTGCGGCCGGTGACACGTGGGCGGGCCTGCTTGGCGGCTTCTGGGCCACTGATGGCCATAAAGTAGGCATGGATAACTACCCGCACCTGGCCGCGAAGTGA
- a CDS encoding ABC transporter substrate-binding protein yields the protein MDSKKITRSRAAVALSIATAAVLTGCGVGSSAPAATDDGQPIEVWARAGTDAATTYAALFKDFTAKTGVQVNFQGVPDLDQQLQTRAASKKLPDIVINDSAALGNYTAQGYLKTLDKSSVEGNDKIADSLWDEAKGLDGATYGVPFSRQTMITMIRKDWREKLGLPVPKTQEDLAALAEAFATQDPDGNGQADTYGMTVPGSTERGYLGWWASSYIWQDGGSYLKDEGDGKYSATASSAEAQKGVTWVKQQFCTAGNVQPGALTAATSVASPFFQTGKTGIILTGPYNFSSFDTALGKDTYEVIEAPKGSVDNTVLAEGENIYVTASNGKPEQTKQVINYLVSTDGQKAGMTAGKQPIVRVPVNADVDAAAVYNDPRWGVVQDALKNSSKAFPSAINFVPVKQAVAESLNKIVSDCGSDNIASGLKDLDTAINDELTKQNAKS from the coding sequence GTGGATTCGAAGAAGATCACCCGCTCCCGGGCCGCTGTGGCACTAAGCATCGCCACTGCCGCCGTCCTCACGGGCTGCGGTGTAGGCTCGTCCGCTCCGGCAGCAACAGATGACGGCCAGCCCATCGAGGTCTGGGCCCGCGCGGGCACCGACGCCGCCACCACGTATGCCGCCCTTTTCAAGGACTTCACCGCCAAGACCGGCGTGCAGGTCAACTTCCAGGGCGTCCCGGACCTTGACCAGCAGCTCCAGACCCGCGCCGCGTCCAAGAAGCTCCCGGACATCGTCATCAACGACTCCGCCGCACTGGGCAACTACACCGCCCAGGGCTACCTGAAGACGCTGGACAAGTCCTCCGTGGAGGGCAATGACAAAATTGCCGACTCCCTGTGGGACGAGGCAAAGGGCCTCGATGGCGCAACCTACGGCGTTCCCTTCTCCCGCCAGACGATGATCACCATGATCCGCAAGGACTGGCGCGAAAAGCTGGGCCTGCCGGTCCCCAAGACCCAGGAAGACCTCGCTGCCCTGGCGGAAGCCTTCGCCACCCAGGATCCTGACGGCAACGGCCAGGCCGATACCTACGGCATGACCGTCCCCGGTTCCACCGAACGCGGCTACCTTGGCTGGTGGGCCTCCTCCTACATCTGGCAGGACGGTGGTTCCTACCTCAAGGACGAGGGTGACGGAAAATACTCCGCCACGGCCTCCAGCGCCGAGGCCCAAAAGGGTGTCACCTGGGTCAAGCAGCAGTTCTGCACCGCAGGGAACGTCCAGCCAGGCGCCCTGACGGCAGCCACCAGCGTGGCGTCGCCCTTCTTCCAGACCGGCAAAACCGGCATCATCCTCACCGGGCCCTACAACTTCTCATCGTTCGATACCGCCCTGGGCAAGGACACGTACGAAGTCATCGAGGCCCCCAAGGGCTCCGTCGACAACACCGTCCTGGCTGAAGGCGAAAACATCTACGTCACGGCCAGCAACGGCAAGCCGGAGCAGACCAAGCAGGTCATCAACTACCTGGTCTCCACGGACGGCCAGAAGGCCGGCATGACGGCCGGCAAGCAGCCGATCGTCCGCGTACCGGTCAACGCCGACGTCGACGCTGCCGCCGTCTACAACGATCCCCGCTGGGGGGTGGTGCAGGACGCCCTGAAGAACTCCTCCAAGGCGTTCCCGTCCGCCATCAACTTCGTTCCCGTCAAGCAGGCAGTGGCCGAGTCGCTGAACAAAATCGTCTCGGACTGCGGCTCGGACAACATAGCCTCCGGCCTGAAGGACCTCGATACCGCCATCAATGACGAGCTGACGAAGCAGAACGCCAAGTCATGA
- a CDS encoding carbohydrate ABC transporter permease yields the protein MTVTPTKPAQTRAAAKGGKQLPERRRQVNGKQMLAIWLFLLPAAVLGLYFKFIPMFEGVRLSLFKVQPFLGDVFVGFDNYVNVLTDARFMDALGHTVVLGLAQTLGALVVGFGLALLLEGQARSLWVLRTAIFLPVVTALAVVGEIWRILYFPTADGPLNTILGWVGLEPLQFLNGTDTALWSIAVVGIWSGAPYNMVIILAGLTGIDRTLYESAGVDGATIWQRLRYITLPALRPSIVIVLTLAAIRSLRSFTEVYVLTGGGPAGSTEVWMTRMYSLGFQRNDIGVASAAAVLLLVVTLLLTVGTQLLARRKAHR from the coding sequence ATGACCGTCACGCCAACCAAGCCGGCACAAACGCGGGCAGCCGCCAAGGGCGGCAAACAGCTGCCCGAACGCCGGCGGCAGGTCAACGGAAAGCAGATGCTGGCGATTTGGCTGTTCCTGCTGCCGGCAGCTGTCCTGGGCCTTTACTTCAAGTTCATCCCCATGTTCGAGGGGGTGCGGCTGAGCCTGTTCAAGGTCCAGCCGTTCCTGGGCGACGTTTTTGTTGGCTTCGACAACTACGTCAACGTCCTCACCGATGCCCGGTTTATGGATGCCCTGGGGCACACTGTGGTCCTGGGCCTTGCCCAGACCCTCGGCGCCCTGGTGGTGGGCTTCGGCCTGGCCCTTCTGCTGGAGGGCCAGGCAAGGTCTCTGTGGGTCCTGCGCACCGCCATCTTCCTCCCGGTGGTCACCGCGCTCGCCGTGGTCGGTGAGATCTGGCGGATCCTTTACTTCCCCACTGCCGACGGACCCCTGAACACCATCCTTGGCTGGGTGGGCCTGGAACCGCTGCAGTTCCTCAACGGCACGGACACCGCACTCTGGTCCATCGCCGTCGTCGGCATCTGGAGTGGAGCGCCGTACAACATGGTGATCATCCTGGCCGGTCTGACCGGAATCGACCGGACACTCTACGAATCGGCAGGCGTGGACGGCGCCACCATCTGGCAGCGGCTGCGCTACATCACCTTGCCGGCGCTGCGGCCCTCGATCGTGATTGTGCTGACCCTGGCCGCCATCCGCAGCCTGCGCAGCTTCACCGAGGTCTATGTGCTGACCGGCGGTGGACCGGCCGGATCCACCGAAGTCTGGATGACCCGGATGTACTCGCTTGGTTTCCAGCGCAATGACATCGGGGTGGCTTCCGCCGCGGCGGTCCTGCTGCTGGTGGTCACCCTTCTGCTCACGGTGGGCACCCAACTCCTGGCACGAAGGAAGGCACACCGATGA